Proteins from a single region of Bogoriella caseilytica:
- a CDS encoding dihydroxyacetone kinase family protein: protein MTYLINKAEDFPAEALAGFAAAHPQYVTAVHGGVVRSTETPPGQPALVIGGGSGHYPAFAGWVGPGLGHGSPCGNIFSSPSASQVYSVARSAENGGGVIMGFGNYAGDVLHFGAAAEKLRAEGVDVRIIMVSDDLASNTAENHRDRRGIAGDLPVFKIAGAAIEAGADLDETERVAWKANDATRSLGVAFDGCTLPGAAEPLFHVEQGTMAIGLGIHGEPGVREEPMRTAAEIADLLVDGVMAEAPEAHSGRVAVLLNGLGTVKYEELFVVYRQVDRRLQELGLTAVRPEVGEHVTSLDMAGLSLTLVFLDEELEEYWLAPADTPAFRRGEVPGERTQRTTVYQPGEAEIPSSSESSRALAGAIVTALDTLHRTCVTHEEELGQLDAVAGDGDHGAAMVAGSRGATAAAKEALAQGAGARTVLIRAGSAWSEAAGGTSGALWGAALTAVGGSLSDDDGADVATLVAALLAGIGAVERLGGAKAGDKTMMDAALPFAEQLRAHFDATGDPEAALAEAAGAARSAAAETAEITARLGRSRVLGEKSLGTPDPGAHSFALLMTALAQHIKD from the coding sequence ATGACCTACTTGATCAACAAGGCCGAGGATTTCCCGGCCGAGGCGCTGGCAGGTTTCGCTGCGGCGCACCCGCAATACGTGACCGCCGTCCACGGCGGCGTAGTTCGTTCCACCGAGACTCCCCCGGGCCAGCCCGCACTGGTCATCGGCGGCGGCTCAGGCCACTACCCCGCCTTCGCCGGCTGGGTTGGTCCAGGACTGGGGCACGGCTCCCCCTGCGGCAACATCTTCTCCTCGCCCTCCGCCTCCCAGGTCTACTCCGTGGCGCGGTCGGCCGAGAACGGCGGGGGCGTGATCATGGGCTTCGGGAACTACGCCGGCGATGTGCTGCATTTCGGCGCGGCCGCGGAGAAGCTGCGCGCCGAGGGCGTGGACGTGCGCATCATCATGGTCAGCGACGATCTCGCCTCGAACACAGCGGAGAACCATCGCGACCGGCGCGGGATCGCCGGTGACCTCCCCGTGTTCAAGATTGCCGGGGCCGCCATCGAGGCGGGCGCGGACCTCGACGAGACCGAGCGTGTGGCCTGGAAGGCCAATGACGCCACCCGTTCGCTCGGCGTCGCTTTCGACGGTTGCACCCTGCCGGGCGCTGCCGAGCCGCTCTTCCACGTCGAGCAGGGCACCATGGCCATCGGTCTGGGCATCCACGGCGAGCCGGGTGTCCGCGAGGAGCCGATGCGCACCGCTGCCGAGATCGCCGATCTCCTGGTCGACGGCGTGATGGCCGAGGCACCCGAAGCGCATTCCGGGCGCGTGGCGGTCCTACTGAACGGCTTGGGCACAGTGAAGTACGAGGAGTTGTTCGTGGTCTACCGCCAGGTGGACCGGCGACTTCAGGAGCTCGGCCTGACGGCAGTGCGCCCCGAAGTTGGTGAGCACGTGACCAGCCTGGATATGGCAGGGCTGTCGCTGACGCTGGTCTTTCTCGATGAGGAACTCGAGGAGTACTGGCTTGCGCCGGCTGACACCCCGGCTTTCCGGCGCGGCGAGGTACCCGGAGAACGCACCCAGCGCACCACGGTGTACCAGCCGGGTGAGGCGGAGATCCCCTCGTCGTCGGAGAGTTCCCGCGCACTTGCCGGAGCCATCGTCACGGCGCTGGACACGCTGCACCGTACGTGTGTGACGCACGAGGAGGAACTCGGCCAGCTCGATGCCGTGGCCGGTGATGGTGACCACGGTGCAGCCATGGTGGCGGGATCACGAGGTGCCACCGCAGCCGCGAAGGAGGCCCTCGCCCAGGGTGCCGGTGCCCGTACCGTTCTCATCCGTGCCGGTTCTGCGTGGTCCGAGGCGGCCGGCGGGACCTCGGGGGCCTTGTGGGGAGCGGCCCTGACGGCAGTCGGTGGCTCCCTCAGCGACGACGACGGCGCAGACGTGGCGACCCTGGTGGCAGCGCTCCTTGCAGGCATCGGAGCCGTGGAGAGGCTCGGTGGCGCGAAGGCCGGTGACAAAACCATGATGGACGCCGCACTGCCTTTCGCTGAGCAGCTCCGTGCACACTTCGACGCCACCGGCGATCCGGAGGCCGCGCTGGCCGAGGCCGCAGGTGCGGCTCGGAGCGCAGCAGCGGAGACCGCCGAGATCACGGCACGACTGGGGCGCTCCCGGGTGCTCGGAGAGAAGAGCCTCGGCACGCCCGATCCCGGCGCACATTCCTTCGCACTTCTGATGACCGCACTCGCTCAGCACATCAAGGACTGA